Part of the Halostella litorea genome is shown below.
CGCGAGGTTGCGGACCGCGTGGTACGCGTCGTACATCGCCGGCCGGAGCAGCGTCGTCATCCCGGCGTCGACGCCGACGACGGTCGTCTCGGGCGTCTCCTTGACGGTGTTGACGTCCGCCAGCAGGACGCCCGCGTCCGCGACGAGGTAGCGCCCGGGTTCGACCGCCAGCCGCGCGTCCACGTCGCCGAGCGCCTCGCGGGTCGCGTCCGCGACGGCGTCGAGGTCGAGCGGGGCCTCGTCCGGCCGGTACGGGACGCCGAAGCCGCCGCCGACGTCGACGAACTCCAGGGGAACCGGCGCGTCCCGCGCCAAGTCGCCCATCCGCGCGACGAGTTCGCGGTGGGCCGCCAGGTCGTCGCCGGAGATGCCGCTCCCGGCGTGGGCGTGGACACCCACCACGTCGAAGCCGCGGTCGGCCGCGTCGGCGAGCAGGTCGGTCGCCAGGCCGTACGGGACGCCGAACTTCGCGTCCGCGCCGGTCGACACCTTCTCGTGGTGGCCCGCGCCGACGCCGGGGTTGACGCGGACGCAGAGGCGGCCGTCGTACCCCCGCGCTTCGAGGCGGTCGAGGGTGTCCTCCGCGCCGACGGTGACCGTCAGGTCGGGGTACTCGCGCCACAGGTCGACGACCGTGTCGAGGTCGCCGGCCGGCGGGTTGACCGCGGTGTACTGGACGCGCGCGCCGGGGTCGGCGACCGCGCCGTCCGTCCCGCCGTCGAGCGCGTCGAGGGCCCGTGCGACCTCGCCGGCGGAGGCACATTCGATGCCCGCGCCGGCCTCGCCCAGCGTCGAGAGGACGCGGCCGAGCGTGTTCGCCTTCGCGGCGTACCGTATCTCGGCGTCGGGGAACGCCCCCGCCATGCGGCGGTAGTTCTCCCGCACGCGGTCGAGGTCGAGGACGTACAGCGGGCTGCCGTGCTCGTCGCGGAGGTCGCGGAGCCGCGCCGCGTCCCAGGCGTCGAGCCGCCGCACCGCGGGGGTAGCCGCGCTCATTCCCGCAGGGCGTCCTCCTTGGCCGCCGCCTCCAGGGTCTCCTGCTCTAAGCTCGTCGCGACGACGGCCGGCTTGTACGCGCCGCCCTCGAACAGGTCGTGCTCGCCGATCGACGACTCGACGAAGCGGGTGAACGCACGGCGCTCGGGCGGCAGTTCGCCGTAGATCACTTCCTCCTCGACGAGGTCGTAGACCGGGATCCGGGGGGTCAGCAGCGTGTTCTCGCCGACGACGCTGCCCTCGCCGACGACGAAGCCGCTGGTGACCCGACAGCCCGCGCCCAGCGACACGTCGTCCTCGACGACCACCGGCGCGTCCTCGACGGGTTCGAGGACGCCGCCGATCAGCGTGTTCGCGCCGAGCTTCACGTTCGCGCCGATCTGGGCACAGGAGCCGACCGTGTCCGCGGAGTCGACGAGGGTGCCGTCACCGACGTGCGCGCCGACGTTGACGAAGCTCGGGCTCATCATGATGCAGTCCGCGCCGAGGTACGCGCCGCGACGGACCGTCGTGCCGTCCGGCGTGTTGCGCGTGCCGCGCTCGCCGAGGTCGGCGGTGTCGCGCAGGGGGAGCACGTCGTGGTAGCGCACGTCGCCGTACTCCCGTGGCTCCGTCTCCCGCAGGCCGAAGTTGAGCAGGATGCCGCGCTTGACCCACGCGTTCGCCTCCCACTCCCCGCCGCGCTTCTCGGCCGCCCGCACCTCGCCGGCCTCCAGCGCGTCGAGGAACGCCTCCAGCGTGTCGGCGGCGTCCGCGCCGGCCGTCCCGGCGTCTATCTCGTCGTTCTCGTAGCGCTGCCACAGGTCCTCTATCTCGGCTGCAAGCGTCGACTGACTCATTGGGGTCCCTCCAGTACGTCACCGAAGTCGTACCACCCTGATTCCTGTTGCGATAGCCAGGCCGCGGCGTCGACCGCGCCCGCCGCGAACACGCCGCGGCTCTCGGCGCGGTGGGTGAGCCGCACCTCCTCGTGGTTGCCGGCGACCAGCACCTCGTGCTCGCCGGTCACGTCGCCGGCCCGGAGCGCGTGGACGCCGATATCGCCGTCCTCGCGCGGTGCCTCGCCCTCGCGGCCGTGGACGCGGCGGTCGTCGCCGACCCCGCGGGCGTCCTCGACCTCCCGCAGGATCGACTTCGCGGTGCCGCTCGGCGCGTCCCGCTTCGCGTTGTGGTGGGTCTCGACGAGTTCCACGTCGTACCCCGGCAGGTTCGCCACGGCGTCGCCGACCACGTCCAGCAGCGCCTGGACGCCGCGGGCGAAGTTCGCCGCCTTCAGCACCGGCACGGCCTCGCTGGCTTCCCGGAGCGCGTCCAGTTGGCCGTCGTCGAAGCCGGTCGTGCCGACGACGGCGGGGACGCCGGCGTCGGCGGCCGCCTCGACGTACGCCACGCTCGACTCCGGGCCGGTGAAGTCGACGACCGCCTCGGCCTCGCGGGCCGCCAGGAGGTCGCCGAAGTCGGCCGCGTCCTCGACCGCGACGCCGTCGACCGCCTCGACGTCCGGGTCGCGGTTGACCGCCAGAACGACCGAGACGTCGTCGCGGTCGGCCGCCTCCGCGATAAGCTCCCGGCCCATGCGGCCGGTCGCGCCGGTGACGGCCAGCCGGACCGTCACGGCTCGACCTCCGCCCCGGCGTCGGCGGCCTCGCCGTCGAGGTCCGCGAGCACGGCCCGGAGGCGCTCGCGGTGCGCCTCGTCGAGGCGCGTGAGCGGCGAGCGGAGTTCCGGCGAGCCGCGGCCGCGGATCGACATGGCCTCCTTCACCGGGATGGGGTTGGTCTCGACGAACAGCGCGCGGGTCAGGTCGCCGAGTTCGTGGTGGATCCCGCGGGCGCGTTCGAAGTCGCCCGCCAGCGCCGCGCCGACCATCGCGCAGGTGCGCTCCGGTTCGACGTTGGCGACGACGCTGATTGTGCCGGTCGCGCCGACCGAGATCATCGGGACGGTGAGCGGGTCGTCGCCCGAGAGGACGGCGAAGTCCTCGTCGCGCGTCCGCTCGACTATCTCGGATATCTGACCCAGGTCGCCGCTGGCGGCCTTGAAGCCCGCGACGTTCTCGTGGGCGGCGAATTCGACCGCGGTGTCGGGGTCGATGTTCCGCCCCGTGCGCGACGGGACGTTGTAGACGATCTGGGGCAGGTCGACGGCGTCCGCGACGGTGCGGTAGTGCTCGACCAGCCCGCGCTGCTCTGGCTTGTTGTAGTACGGCGAGATGAGCAGGAGCGCGTCGGCCCCTGCGTCGGCGGCGCGCTCGGAGAGTTCGAGCGCCTCGCGGGTGTTGTTGCTCCCGGTGCCGGCGACCACCGGCACGTCGTCGACGGCGTCGACGACCGCCTCGACGACCTCGACGTGCTCGTCGTGGGTCAGGGTCGCGCTCTCGCCGGTGGAGCCGACGGGGACGACCCCGTCGACGCCCGCCGATTCGAGGTACCGGGCGTTCTCGCGTAGCT
Proteins encoded:
- the dapA gene encoding 4-hydroxy-tetrahydrodipicolinate synthase: MTHDIDFSGVFPALTTPFDADERIDFDQLRENARYLESAGVDGVVPVGSTGESATLTHDEHVEVVEAVVDAVDDVPVVAGTGSNNTREALELSERAADAGADALLLISPYYNKPEQRGLVEHYRTVADAVDLPQIVYNVPSRTGRNIDPDTAVEFAAHENVAGFKAASGDLGQISEIVERTRDEDFAVLSGDDPLTVPMISVGATGTISVVANVEPERTCAMVGAALAGDFERARGIHHELGDLTRALFVETNPIPVKEAMSIRGRGSPELRSPLTRLDEAHRERLRAVLADLDGEAADAGAEVEP
- the lysA gene encoding diaminopimelate decarboxylase gives rise to the protein MSAATPAVRRLDAWDAARLRDLRDEHGSPLYVLDLDRVRENYRRMAGAFPDAEIRYAAKANTLGRVLSTLGEAGAGIECASAGEVARALDALDGGTDGAVADPGARVQYTAVNPPAGDLDTVVDLWREYPDLTVTVGAEDTLDRLEARGYDGRLCVRVNPGVGAGHHEKVSTGADAKFGVPYGLATDLLADAADRGFDVVGVHAHAGSGISGDDLAAHRELVARMGDLARDAPVPLEFVDVGGGFGVPYRPDEAPLDLDAVADATREALGDVDARLAVEPGRYLVADAGVLLADVNTVKETPETTVVGVDAGMTTLLRPAMYDAYHAVRNLAPDAGERGTVAQTVTGPICESADVFCTDRDLPAPARGDTLALGNAGAYGYEMASQYNSRPRPATVTLDDGAATLARRRETVADVTRLEE
- a CDS encoding 2,3,4,5-tetrahydropyridine-2,6-dicarboxylate N-succinyltransferase, which codes for MSQSTLAAEIEDLWQRYENDEIDAGTAGADAADTLEAFLDALEAGEVRAAEKRGGEWEANAWVKRGILLNFGLRETEPREYGDVRYHDVLPLRDTADLGERGTRNTPDGTTVRRGAYLGADCIMMSPSFVNVGAHVGDGTLVDSADTVGSCAQIGANVKLGANTLIGGVLEPVEDAPVVVEDDVSLGAGCRVTSGFVVGEGSVVGENTLLTPRIPVYDLVEEEVIYGELPPERRAFTRFVESSIGEHDLFEGGAYKPAVVATSLEQETLEAAAKEDALRE
- the dapB gene encoding 4-hydroxy-tetrahydrodipicolinate reductase, with the translated sequence MTVRLAVTGATGRMGRELIAEAADRDDVSVVLAVNRDPDVEAVDGVAVEDAADFGDLLAAREAEAVVDFTGPESSVAYVEAAADAGVPAVVGTTGFDDGQLDALREASEAVPVLKAANFARGVQALLDVVGDAVANLPGYDVELVETHHNAKRDAPSGTAKSILREVEDARGVGDDRRVHGREGEAPREDGDIGVHALRAGDVTGEHEVLVAGNHEEVRLTHRAESRGVFAAGAVDAAAWLSQQESGWYDFGDVLEGPQ